One Lactobacillus crispatus DNA segment encodes these proteins:
- a CDS encoding YSIRK-type signal peptide-containing protein, which yields MKRLKFLETKRTPRYSLRKFSVGVAS from the coding sequence ATGAAGCGACTTAAATTTTTAGAAACTAAACGGACACCGCGTTATAGTTTGCGTAAGTTTAGCGTTGGTGTGGCTTCGTAA